The nucleotide sequence CAACTGGCGTAAAACAGCCAAAGGAGACTACTTCTTTTTAGATGCTGATCCCTGCCCTGACTTTCTCACGATTGAGAATCAAACCGGCATGGATATGACAGGGCGACTTATTAAGGTACTGACTCAATAAGCCCCCCTGCTAGAGGCCGTTTGTTGCGGTTTATCTTGTTACTACAAGATAAAGCGGGATAAATCTTCGTTATCAACCAGGCTTTCTAAATGACTATTTACATAGTCAGCGTCGATAACGAATGACTCTCCGCTTTTTTCTGAGGCATCAAAAGAAATGTCTTCCATGAGGCGCTCTAATACAGTGTGTAAACGACGTGCACCAATGTTTTCGGTGCGCTCGTTCACCTGCCATGCCGCTTCTGCAATACGCTGAATACCTGATTCAGCGAATTCTACATCTACCCCTTCTGTCTTCATCAGCGCCTTGTACTGGGCCGTTAGCGACGCATTAGGTTCGGTAAGAATACGGGTGAAATCTCCAACCTTCAACGCAGATAACTCCACGCGAATGGGCAAGCGCCCCTGCAGTTCAGGAATAAGATCTGATGGCTTGCTCATTTGGAATGCACCAGAAGCAATAAACAAAATGTGGTCTGTTTTAACCATTCCATGCTTCGTTGAAACCGTTGAGCCCTCGACTAAAGGCAGTAAGTCGCGCTGCACACCTTCGCGAGAAACATCACCCGAGGTATTGCCTTCTCGCTTACAGATTTTGTCGATTTCATCCACAAACACAATGCCGTGTTGCTCTACTGATTCAATGGCTTTTTCTTTCAAGTCTTCTTGATTCACAAGGCGAGCAGCTTCTTCTTCAATCAAAAGCTTGAACGCATCCTTAATCTTCAGCTTTTTCTTTTTGCTTTGTGAGCCAGACAGGTTTTGGAACATGCCTTGAAGCTGGTTGGTCATTTCTTCCATGCCCGGCGGCGCCATAATTTCTACGCCCACTTGAGGCAAAGCAACATCAATTTCAATTTCTTTGTCGTCGAGTTCGCCCTGACGTAGCTTCTTGCGAAACGCTTGGCGTGTGCCGCGATCTTCCACTTCCTCTTTTTTGCCCCATGCATCTTCAGGCGGGGGGATCAACACATCAAGAATGCGATCTTCCGCGGCTTCTTCGGCGCGAAACTTCACTTTTTTCATTTCGTTTTCTTTGGTCATCTTAACGGCAATATCAGCAAGATCACGAATGATGGTTTCTACTTCTTTCCCTACATAGCCTACTTCGGTGAACTTCGTGGCTTCAACCTTAATGAAAGGCGCATTCGCGAGTTTTGCTAATCGACGAGCTATCTCGGTTTTACCCACACCAGTGGGGCCAATCATCAATATGTTTTTAGGCGTCACTTCTTGACGAAGCTCTGGCTCAAGTTGCATACGACGCCAGCGGTTTCGCAGCGCGATAGAGACCGCACGTTTGGCATCTTGCTGACCGATTATATGACGGTCCAGTTCATGAACAATTTCTCTTGGTGTCATTTCAGACATGCATAAACCCTTTTCATTTGGTGTTTGTGTTACACAAACATAGGTGAAGGCGTTGGTTCGCTTTCACTTAGTAATCAAGTACATCTATCGTTTGGCTGTGATTGGTGAATACACAGATGTCGCCCGCAATGGTTAAACTTTTCTCGGCAATGTCTTTTGCACTTAATTCAGTATTGTCTAATAGTGCGGTTGCGGCCGCTTGGGCATAGTTTCCACCTGAACCAATCGCTATCAAGTCTTGCTCCGGTTGCACTACATCACCATTACCCGTAATGATGAAAGAAGCCGTTTCGTCTGCCACGGCAAGTAGGGCTTCAAGTTTCCTTAGCATTCGGTCAGTTCGCCAATCTTTCGCTAATTCTACCGCTGCCTTGGTTAAATGCCCTTGGTGTGCTTCAAGCTTAGCCTCAAAACGCTCAAAAAGCGTAAAGGCGTCTGCTGTACCACCCGCAAAGCCCGCTAATATTTTATCGTGGTATAAGCGACGCACTTTTCGGGCGTTACCTTTCATCACTGTATTACCCAGTGACACCTGGCCATCACCAGCCATCACTACTTGATTTCCACGTCGTACAGATACAATCGTTGTCACGTTTATTCCCCGTTTCTCTGGGTGCGCCAGCCTAGAAAAGATTCAAATTGGCTAACACATATAAATCCAATAATTCATAAGTGGGGGATGGCTGGGTAATTTCAAGGGGGAAAGACACGAGGATTAAACCCAGGCTTGTGGCCGAATGCGGTCACAAGCCTTGGCAGTAAGAAGGGTTATAAATTCCAGTACCAGATTTGACAGGTCGCAATATTGACTTTGCGTAAGCTGTGTTTGGCTTTTTCAGCGTCGCGTTTTGACTCGTATGGCCCCAAGATAACGCGGAACCAATCACCGTTACTACCACTACTGTGTCGAATGAGTGCTTCAAGCCCTTGAAACGCAATTTTCGCTTTCATTTCTTCCGCCTGTGCTCGTGTTCTAAATGACGCGCATTGCATTAAATAGCGTTTGTCCGATTTTTCTTGTGCTTCCACGTCAACTTCAACTTCATACCCTGGCAAAGTACGAATATATTCCCATTCTTCTTCTGGCAGTTCAGGTAAGGCTTCTTCGGTGGGCGCAACGGGACGCGCTATTTCTGTATCAACTTCAGTGCTAGCGTTGTCTTTAATTGACCATAAGAACACGCCAAACCCTATAAGCAGCACCACCACAATAACGAGGCGTACGATAGGAAACGACGCGACAGCACCTTGTTTAGATTGTTGAACCTGCTTGCGCTGGTTATTTTTATTGTTGGGTTTCTTCTTTTGTGGCGGTCGGCCACGAGAGACATAATCGCGTTGAGCCATGGGTGGCAGATTTCCTACTTCTTATGGTTTTATCGTTATCGTAAAAGGGTGATGCACGCAACACGGCCAGGCTAAGGGTTACGTGTGTACCTTTGCACACGAAGTTTATCGCAAACACCACTTGGGTGCTAACTGAAATCGGTAGGATCAATATCCACCGACCAACGCACTTTAGCCGCATCAGGTAGTGCCTGCATGTAAGGCAGTGCCACCCGTAAGCCATGATGAAGCGGGCCGCGCTTTTCATTGCTACACACTAACATAAACCGGTAACGCCCTTGTCGCTTTTCCATTAAACAAGGAAATGGGCCCGCCACACTGGGGCTGGTAGACCCTGACGGCATGAGAATGTGCTTACATTGCTGTAAAAAACGAAAGACTAACGCGCTGTCTGTGGCTTCCGCACGAATGACAATTTGACTAATATAAGGCGGCAAACCTGCTGCCTTTCTTTCCATTAATGCATGGCGAGCAAAGTGGGCATAGCCATTGTTGACCAAATCTTGCAACAACGGATGATGAGGGTTGTGGGTTTGTAACCACATTTCTCCGGGTTTACTGGCTCTTCCCGCTCGCCCCGCTAACTGGGTAACCAATTGCGCTAACTTTTCTGCGGCTCTAAAATCAGCACTGAACAAGGCCCCGTCACAATCGAGAACCACCACCAGTGTCACGTGAGGAAAATGGTGGCCTTTCGATAAAATTTGAGTGCCAACGAGTAACTGGTATTCACGATTATTAATAGCATCCAGGGTGGTGTGTAATTTGTCTTTCCCCCTTATGGTATCGCTGTCTATTCGCACTTGTTTGGCGTCGGGGAAAAGCGTTTCAAGGCCCTTTTCTACTTGCTCTGTGCCGGTGCCCGCCGTCACTAATTCAGTACTGTGACACACTTCACAATGACGTGGAATGGCTCTGGTTGCTGCACAGTGGTGACATTGCAATCGATTTTGCGATTTATGCACCGTATAGGGTTTATCACAACGCTTACAGGTAACGGTTTCCCCGCAGTGATGGCATAACATGGCAGGCGCATAACCTCGACGATTAACAAAAACCAGAATTTGGTTTCCTGCATTAACGTGTTGGCGCATCAGTGTCAGCATGCCTTCGGTAATGCCATAATGAACAGGTTGGTCTCGGGCATCGAGTAAATGTTGTTGCGTACGTTGAGCGCCACCCGCGCGTTGGGTGAGTTGCAGGTGAGTATAACGGCCAGAAAGGGCATTATTGAGGGTTTCCAGTGCCGGTGTGGCACTTCCCAGCAGTAAGGGAATGTTTTCTTCTTTCGCCCTGACGGCGGCTAAATCTCGGGCGTGATACCGTAATCCATCTTGCTGTTTAAAAGACTCATCATGCTCTTCGTCGACAATAATCATGCCCAAGGCTTTAAACGGTGTAAAAATAGCAGAGCGGGTGCCAATAATAATGCCTAGCTCACCGGCTTTCGCCCGCTGCCATACTAACAACCTTGCCGAATCTGTGAGTTGAGAATGAAGTACCCCCACGGCAATGGAAAAACGTTTTTCAAAACGCGCCACCGTTTGTGGTGTCAGCCCAATTTCGGGCACCAAAATAAGCACTTGCTGCTTTGCGGCCAATAAGGGCGCAATAGCCTGTAAATACACTTCGGTTTTGCCACTGCCTGTGACACCTTCTAGCAAACTAATCACAAAACGATGATGTTGTTGGTTTAGTGCAGCAATGGCTACCGCTTGTTCCTTGTCAGGTACCGGTGTCGCGCTTACCTTTAAATGAGATACATAATCAAAGGGTGTAAACGAAGGCATTACCTCTTTCATTTCCACCAACCCTTTTTCGATTAGGGCTTTTACCCCAGTGGGCGAAAACGCTTTTCTCGCTTCTGTGGCTATCATGGGTGATTTTTTCAGCGCGTCTAAACAGGCAAGTTGTTTTGGTGCCCGCTGCAACTTCGCCTGTTCACACATGTACCCGTCTTCTGTTGCAAAGAGGTAAGCCTGTTTGGATGGCTGCGCCGATTCGCCTTTGCGCAGCAACACGGGCAGCATGGCATGCAGTACTTCGCCCGGGGCATGATGATAATATTGCCAAAGCCACTGCGCCATTTTCATCAGTACACCATCAATCACCGGCGTGTCGTCTATGACCTTCTCGATGGGCTTAATTTTGTTGATATTCTCAACGTCGGCCTCGTTTTGCTGTGCTACCACTACGCCAATTAACGACCGCGGCCCAAAGGGAACAGCCACTCGAACACCACTAGGCAATGCAACCGCGTGTTGATAGGTGAACAATTGGCGAATGGGTACAGGTACCGCGACCTGAATAAATACCATGAAGATTAAGCCTTACTAATGTGAATACAGAGAAGTAACCCTGTGTATGATCTGGTATTTCTGGAGAATGTCAAACGTACTAGCTTGTCATGTCGCATGTTAGCTTCTGTTGCTATCCATAGGCTAATTGCTTACTGAATAAACAAAAATAGCTTGATTGCGCAGCCCTCTTCCTTTAATATGCGCCGCTCTTTTTACGGCTGCCTGCACTTATGCGGTCGGTCATTTGAATATTAAGTTACGTATGGTGTGCAACTTCGGGTTGTATAGCGATACGGCCTTTTACGTGAGGTAATCCCATGAAACAAGGTATCCACCCAGAATACACTGAAATTAAAGCGTCTTGCTCTTGTGGTAACGTGATGAACATCCGTTCTACACTTGGTAAAGACATCAACCTAGACGTTTGTTCTTCTTGCCACCCTTTCTACACTGGTAAGCAGCGTAACGTTGACACAGGTGGTCGTGTTGATCGCTTTAAGAAGCGTTTTGGTGCATTGGGCAAAAAGTAAGCCTGATACCCTTTTCGCAAAAAAGCGCCTTTATGGCGCTTTTTTTATACATTAAATATACTATTTAAAAAAAGACGTGCGATTAATGCACACTCCCTTTTTGTAAATGCTTCGCCCAATTGCCGCCACTTCGTTCATTGCACGCTTGTTCACTTTCAAATCGAAAACTTTTGGCTTCCCCTTTTACGGCTTCGCAGGCGAATTCCGCAGCTTCTACAAATGCGCTGTACCAACCATTGGAAAGTGCCCTTGCTTTATGTGCCTCGGTTTCAAACACCGCAACAATCTCAGGTCGACGCCAATGCCCTATATGGGTTAACCACACAAACCCTTCCTGCTTTTGCTTTGCCCATTCACACACATCGGTTAACTGTTCTACCAATCGTTCTTCAGACATCACTTTCTCCTTAACACCGCCAGCACATAGATACTGTTTCACAGAAAAATAGAAAAAACGTATAACTTACAAAAACATCATAAATAATGTGAATAACTAATATTCGACAAGGTGACTGGTCTTAGGCGTCGTCCTCCCCTACATTGAGTTATGTAAAAAGCTGATCAGATATGTACCACTTAATGGCGTGTGATACAGTTGCCACGTGAGAATACGTCAGCAAATTTGCATGCTATCTGGTTCTCATTTAGGCAATTTTTTGCTTCTAATTAATATAAACCATAGCAAAAACTGGGCAATGACAAAGATAAAAATAACCCCCTTTATCGCTATCTGGTAAACACGTTGCAATAACCCTACATCTAAGGATACGTTTACTCATGTCAGATTTTAGACAACGCGCACTCGATTATCACGCAAAGCCTACACCAGGAAAAATTCGTGTCGAGCTTTCGAAGCCGGCGGATGGCGTAGATGACTTGGCTCTTGCCTACAGCCCTGGCGTAGCGGAGCCGGTGAGAGAAATTGCCGAAGACCCCGACAACGCTTATAAATACACAGCTAAAGGCAATATGGTGGCGGTCATCAGTAACGGTACTGCCATTTTAGGATTGGGCAACTTAGGCCCTCTGGCGTCAAAACCCGTGATGGAAGGTAAGGCGCTCCTGTTCAAACGCTTTGCAGGCTTAGATGCTATCGACATTGAAGTAAAACACCGCACCACTGAAGAGTTCATCAACACGGTGGCCAATATTGCAGATACCTTTGGTGGCATTAATTTAGAAGACATTAAAGCACCTGAGTGCTTTGAGATTGAGCAAGAATTGATAAAGCGCTGTAAAATCCCGGTGTTTCACGACGACCAGCACGGCACGGCTATTGTAACGGCTGCGGGTATGTTAAATGCGCTGGAAATTCAGGGCAAAAATATCGAAAGTGCCAAAATAGTCTGTATGGGTGCAGGGGCTGCAGCCGTTGCTTGTATGGAATTACTGATTAAATGTGGGGCGCAGCGTGAGCGCATTTATATGCTCGATCGCAAAGGTGTTATCCATACTCGCCGGGAAGATTTAACCGAACACAAAAAGCTGTTTGCCAACAATACGGATAAACGCACGTTAGAAGACGTAATGGCAGGCGCAGATATCTTTGTTGGGGTATCCGGCCCTGACGTACTTCCACCAGAAGCATTGGCACTGATGGCGGAAAACCCCGTGGTGTTTGCGTGCTCTAACCCTGACCCTGAAATTAAGCCAGAACTCGCCCATGAAGTTAGGCAAGATCTTATTATGGCAACGGGACGCTCTGATTACCCTAATCAAGTGAATAACGTGTTGTGTTTTCCCTTTATTTTTCGCGGTGCATTAGATGTACGTGCGAGCGCGATAAACGACGAAATGAAAGTTGCCGCGGTAGAAGCGTTGCGCAGTATTACAAAAGAGCCGGTTCCTGAAGAAGTGCTTAAAGCCAGCAATAGTGAAAGTTTGGCGTTCGGAAAAGAGTACATTATTCCTAAACCTATGGATCCACGCTTATGTGAACGTATCGCCGGCGCTGTCGCCCAAGCGGCGATTGATTCTGGTGTGGCCAGAATACCGGGTACCTCTACGGACTAACTTGCTGTCGAGTTAGTCACTAATCTCAACCCATCTAACCCATACGGTTAGATGGGGCCCTCTACTAGGCTTATTAACGGCTAAGATTCTTTTTCATTTTCTACACTGGGGTCTATCCCCATTTCTTCCATAATACGGCGCGCCTCTGCCGGAATACGATTCGGGTTGTCTTTTTTCAAGTCGTCATCATTGGGCAATGGCTGACCTGTAAATGCGTGTAGAAAAGCTTCACACAACAATTCTGAATTAGTCGCATGTCGAAGGTTATTAATTTGGCGACGTGTGCGTTCATCCGTTAGCGCTTTAAGCACATTAATTGGAATAGACACAGTGACTTTCTTTACTTGTTCACTTTTTTTGCCATGCTCTGCGTAGGGGTGAATATAGTTACCGTTCCACTCTGCCATTATACTAACTCAGTCCACTTTTATTTTATGTTATGAACCGAAATTCTAAACAAGTTCACGAAAAGGTCAATTGAGCAGTGTAAACCTCTTGACGTCTAGACATATATTCATTAGTTTAGACGTCTAAACGTCTATAAAAGAGTAATAAGTCATGGTTTCTTACGCACAAGGTGTGGATGCACTAAATCAGTCCCTTTCGGAACTGCGCGATATTGATGTGTCATTCGAGTTTTTTCCGCCAAAATCTGAAAAGATGGAGCAAACCTTGTGGAAGTCAGTAGAACGCTTGGCGCCACTAAAACCTAGTTATATGTCGGTTACTTACGGTGCGAACAGCGGTGAACGTGATCGTACCCACGACGTAGTAAAGCGCATTCAACAACAAACTGGCGTTGCCGCCGTACCTCATCTCACGTGTGTGGATGCCAGTCGCGATGAACTTAAGCAAATTGCAAAAGACTATTGGGATTCCGGTATTCGCCGAATTGTGGCGTTACGTGGCGATCTTCCTCCTGGTGTTCAAAAAACTGAAATGTACGCTTCTGATTTAGTGGCCTTGCTTAAAGACGTGGCCGACTTTGATATTTCCGTGGCTGCTTATCCTGAAAAACACCCTGAAGCCCCTAACGCCCAGTTTGACTTACTCAACCTCAAGCGCAAAGCAGAAGCCGGTGCCAGCGAAGCCATTACGCAGTTTTTCTTCGATACCAGTGTATTTTTACGCTTCAGAGATCGCGCCGCTGCAGCCGGAATAGATTTAGACCTCGTGCCGGGCATTCTACCCGTAACCAACTATCAAACTTTGGTGAAATTTGCGGGCTTTACCAATGTTCACGTGCCAGGCTTTTTACACAAAATGTTCGATGGTCTTGATGATGATGACCAAGCCACACGTAACCTAATTGGCGCAAACATCGCCATGGATCAGGTTAAGGTATTAGCCAAAGAAGGCGTGAAACACTTCCATTTTTACACCCTTAACAGAAGTGAATTAAGCTACGCCATTTGTCATATGTTGGGTGTACGCGGCAACGGGACAAAATAGATTTAAACGTTTTATACATGAAACCCTTTGCTAGTCATGGGGCACGCGTTATACCATTTACCTTGTTTTATGACGAAACACATATTTATGATGCAAGGTACTTAGGAGTGCTCTAGTGGACTGGGAAAGGGTTTCAAGCGTTTATCAAAAGATTTCTCCGCAAATGCGGGATCTCTTTCGTATTTTCATTAAGCGCTGTAGAGAAGACAATATTACTATCTCTGCCGGCCACCTTGCTTATGTAACCCTCTTATCATTAGTGCCCTTTATCATGGTGACATTCACCATTATGTCGGCATTTCCTGCCTTTGCCTCCGTGCGCAGTAAGCTAGAACATTTTGTGTTTAGTAATTTTGTCCCTACCGCCAGTGACGTGGTACACAAATACATGACCGACTTTGTGGGTAACGCATCACAAATGAGCGCCATCGGCATTTTGTCGTTATTGGTGGTAGCACTCA is from Alteromonas australica and encodes:
- the hslU gene encoding HslU--HslV peptidase ATPase subunit; protein product: MSEMTPREIVHELDRHIIGQQDAKRAVSIALRNRWRRMQLEPELRQEVTPKNILMIGPTGVGKTEIARRLAKLANAPFIKVEATKFTEVGYVGKEVETIIRDLADIAVKMTKENEMKKVKFRAEEAAEDRILDVLIPPPEDAWGKKEEVEDRGTRQAFRKKLRQGELDDKEIEIDVALPQVGVEIMAPPGMEEMTNQLQGMFQNLSGSQSKKKKLKIKDAFKLLIEEEAARLVNQEDLKEKAIESVEQHGIVFVDEIDKICKREGNTSGDVSREGVQRDLLPLVEGSTVSTKHGMVKTDHILFIASGAFQMSKPSDLIPELQGRLPIRVELSALKVGDFTRILTEPNASLTAQYKALMKTEGVDVEFAESGIQRIAEAAWQVNERTENIGARRLHTVLERLMEDISFDASEKSGESFVIDADYVNSHLESLVDNEDLSRFIL
- the hslV gene encoding ATP-dependent protease subunit HslV encodes the protein MTTIVSVRRGNQVVMAGDGQVSLGNTVMKGNARKVRRLYHDKILAGFAGGTADAFTLFERFEAKLEAHQGHLTKAAVELAKDWRTDRMLRKLEALLAVADETASFIITGNGDVVQPEQDLIAIGSGGNYAQAAATALLDNTELSAKDIAEKSLTIAGDICVFTNHSQTIDVLDY
- a CDS encoding SPOR domain-containing protein, whose protein sequence is MAQRDYVSRGRPPQKKKPNNKNNQRKQVQQSKQGAVASFPIVRLVIVVVLLIGFGVFLWSIKDNASTEVDTEIARPVAPTEEALPELPEEEWEYIRTLPGYEVEVDVEAQEKSDKRYLMQCASFRTRAQAEEMKAKIAFQGLEALIRHSSGSNGDWFRVILGPYESKRDAEKAKHSLRKVNIATCQIWYWNL
- the priA gene encoding primosomal protein N'; this translates as MVFIQVAVPVPIRQLFTYQHAVALPSGVRVAVPFGPRSLIGVVVAQQNEADVENINKIKPIEKVIDDTPVIDGVLMKMAQWLWQYYHHAPGEVLHAMLPVLLRKGESAQPSKQAYLFATEDGYMCEQAKLQRAPKQLACLDALKKSPMIATEARKAFSPTGVKALIEKGLVEMKEVMPSFTPFDYVSHLKVSATPVPDKEQAVAIAALNQQHHRFVISLLEGVTGSGKTEVYLQAIAPLLAAKQQVLILVPEIGLTPQTVARFEKRFSIAVGVLHSQLTDSARLLVWQRAKAGELGIIIGTRSAIFTPFKALGMIIVDEEHDESFKQQDGLRYHARDLAAVRAKEENIPLLLGSATPALETLNNALSGRYTHLQLTQRAGGAQRTQQHLLDARDQPVHYGITEGMLTLMRQHVNAGNQILVFVNRRGYAPAMLCHHCGETVTCKRCDKPYTVHKSQNRLQCHHCAATRAIPRHCEVCHSTELVTAGTGTEQVEKGLETLFPDAKQVRIDSDTIRGKDKLHTTLDAINNREYQLLVGTQILSKGHHFPHVTLVVVLDCDGALFSADFRAAEKLAQLVTQLAGRAGRASKPGEMWLQTHNPHHPLLQDLVNNGYAHFARHALMERKAAGLPPYISQIVIRAEATDSALVFRFLQQCKHILMPSGSTSPSVAGPFPCLMEKRQGRYRFMLVCSNEKRGPLHHGLRVALPYMQALPDAAKVRWSVDIDPTDFS
- the rpmE gene encoding 50S ribosomal protein L31 gives rise to the protein MKQGIHPEYTEIKASCSCGNVMNIRSTLGKDINLDVCSSCHPFYTGKQRNVDTGGRVDRFKKRFGALGKK
- a CDS encoding malic enzyme-like NAD(P)-binding protein; this encodes MSDFRQRALDYHAKPTPGKIRVELSKPADGVDDLALAYSPGVAEPVREIAEDPDNAYKYTAKGNMVAVISNGTAILGLGNLGPLASKPVMEGKALLFKRFAGLDAIDIEVKHRTTEEFINTVANIADTFGGINLEDIKAPECFEIEQELIKRCKIPVFHDDQHGTAIVTAAGMLNALEIQGKNIESAKIVCMGAGAAAVACMELLIKCGAQRERIYMLDRKGVIHTRREDLTEHKKLFANNTDKRTLEDVMAGADIFVGVSGPDVLPPEALALMAENPVVFACSNPDPEIKPELAHEVRQDLIMATGRSDYPNQVNNVLCFPFIFRGALDVRASAINDEMKVAAVEALRSITKEPVPEEVLKASNSESLAFGKEYIIPKPMDPRLCERIAGAVAQAAIDSGVARIPGTSTD
- the metJ gene encoding met regulon transcriptional regulator MetJ, producing MAEWNGNYIHPYAEHGKKSEQVKKVTVSIPINVLKALTDERTRRQINNLRHATNSELLCEAFLHAFTGQPLPNDDDLKKDNPNRIPAEARRIMEEMGIDPSVENEKES
- the metF gene encoding methylenetetrahydrofolate reductase, yielding MVSYAQGVDALNQSLSELRDIDVSFEFFPPKSEKMEQTLWKSVERLAPLKPSYMSVTYGANSGERDRTHDVVKRIQQQTGVAAVPHLTCVDASRDELKQIAKDYWDSGIRRIVALRGDLPPGVQKTEMYASDLVALLKDVADFDISVAAYPEKHPEAPNAQFDLLNLKRKAEAGASEAITQFFFDTSVFLRFRDRAAAAGIDLDLVPGILPVTNYQTLVKFAGFTNVHVPGFLHKMFDGLDDDDQATRNLIGANIAMDQVKVLAKEGVKHFHFYTLNRSELSYAICHMLGVRGNGTK